The Paenibacillus sp. FSL R7-0204 genome includes a region encoding these proteins:
- a CDS encoding ABC transporter ATP-binding protein — MSKNLIEVEGLKKYFNVGKGRVLKAVDNISFSIREGETLGMVGESGCGKTTAGRTVLRLYEPTAGSVKYNGTDIYKLSGGKMKAMRRDMQMIFQDPYASLNPRFTVSDIIGEALDIHNLAGSRQERKKRIEELLDMVGLNHDHATRYPHEFSGGQRQRIGIARSLAVNPKFIVCDEPISALDVSIQAQVVNLLKELQDRLGLTYLFIAHDLSMVKHISDRVAVMYLGKMVELAESEELYANPIHPYTKSLLSAIPVPDPEVEANKKRIHLHDELGSPIYAAGEKTNDSDYELVEVSKGHFVAKQFA, encoded by the coding sequence CTGAGCAAGAATCTGATTGAAGTAGAAGGTCTTAAGAAATATTTCAATGTGGGCAAAGGAAGAGTTCTTAAGGCAGTTGATAATATTAGTTTCTCCATCCGCGAAGGTGAAACCCTGGGAATGGTAGGGGAGTCCGGCTGCGGCAAGACTACTGCGGGCCGTACAGTTCTCCGCTTGTATGAGCCGACTGCAGGCAGCGTGAAATATAATGGTACAGATATCTACAAATTATCCGGCGGCAAGATGAAGGCGATGCGGCGGGATATGCAAATGATTTTCCAGGACCCGTATGCCTCGCTTAACCCGCGGTTCACGGTGTCTGATATCATCGGTGAAGCACTGGATATTCACAATCTGGCCGGAAGCCGGCAGGAACGCAAGAAGCGGATTGAAGAGCTGCTGGATATGGTTGGACTTAACCATGACCATGCCACCCGTTATCCGCATGAGTTCTCCGGCGGACAACGCCAGCGTATCGGGATTGCCCGCTCGCTTGCCGTGAATCCTAAGTTCATCGTCTGTGATGAGCCGATCTCGGCACTCGACGTATCCATTCAGGCGCAGGTTGTTAACCTGCTCAAGGAGCTGCAGGACCGTCTTGGACTGACTTATCTCTTCATCGCGCATGACTTGTCCATGGTTAAGCATATTAGTGACCGTGTGGCCGTTATGTACCTGGGCAAAATGGTAGAGCTGGCGGAGAGCGAAGAATTGTACGCTAATCCGATCCATCCGTATACCAAATCCCTGCTCTCGGCGATTCCGGTTCCAGACCCAGAGGTGGAAGCGAACAAAAAACGCATTCATCTGCATGATGAGCTGGGCAGCCCGATTTATGCGGCTGGCGAGAAAACAAATGACAGCGATTATGAGCTGGTTGAGGTGTCCAAGGGACATTTCGTAGCCAAGCAATTTGCCTAA
- a CDS encoding peptide ABC transporter substrate-binding protein, with protein MKKSKSLLLMIAIVLVIGTVLAGCGGNKNNANSGTNAAATTAPEGSTNTGTTGDEKLAADQTLRVNLTAEPPTFNPAQAQDSQANTVLKTMYEGLTRMNDETGQAEPGIAEKWDISADGLVYTFHLRDAQWSNGDPVEAADFVRAWKIVLDPNTDPTAPYAYQLYYLKNAEEYYGKKITDFSQVGVKAVDAKTLEVTLKAPTPYFLGLLSFYTYYPVHKSVEGNAKWATNKDTMITNGAFTLTEWTTGQSLQVSKNDKYWDAANIKLAKIDFSLVNSGATELLSYKNGELDRAGAPHGEIPQEQIPIVQKELPNEFQRKGIASTYYYEFNITEKPFDNVKIRKALAMSINRQALIDNVTLGGQIPAFGYVPPGIAGADGEFRNAVKDDYFKEDIEGAKALLKEGLAEEGLTALPPVELSYNTSEGHKKVALAVADMWKQALGITVNTVNQEWAVFIDNRQNLNYQIARAGWTADYNDPMTFLDMWVTGGGNNDTGYANPEYDKLIQEAKTSSDLAKRQELFAQAEKMIIQDDMILIPFYYYTNNSLTKEYLKGVTLDFSGAIDFTRGYLLEH; from the coding sequence ATGAAGAAGAGTAAAAGTCTATTGCTCATGATCGCAATAGTTCTGGTGATCGGCACAGTGCTTGCTGGCTGCGGCGGAAACAAGAACAATGCGAACAGCGGCACCAATGCAGCGGCGACGACTGCACCAGAGGGCAGCACGAACACAGGAACAACAGGTGACGAGAAGCTGGCTGCTGACCAGACACTTAGAGTCAACCTGACTGCAGAACCACCTACATTTAACCCTGCACAAGCTCAGGACAGCCAAGCCAACACCGTCCTGAAAACTATGTATGAAGGCTTGACTCGCATGAATGATGAAACTGGCCAAGCTGAGCCGGGTATTGCTGAGAAGTGGGATATTTCCGCTGACGGACTGGTATATACGTTCCACCTGCGTGATGCACAGTGGAGCAACGGTGATCCTGTAGAAGCTGCTGACTTCGTTCGCGCATGGAAAATCGTGCTCGACCCTAACACAGACCCTACTGCACCTTACGCTTATCAATTGTACTACCTGAAGAATGCTGAAGAATACTATGGAAAGAAAATTACAGATTTCAGTCAAGTGGGCGTAAAAGCTGTAGATGCGAAAACTCTTGAAGTTACGCTGAAAGCACCTACTCCTTACTTCCTTGGACTTCTGTCCTTCTATACTTATTACCCTGTACACAAATCCGTTGAGGGTAATGCTAAATGGGCTACAAATAAAGACACTATGATCACTAACGGTGCATTCACATTGACGGAGTGGACTACCGGCCAATCCCTGCAAGTAAGCAAGAACGATAAGTACTGGGATGCTGCCAACATCAAGCTGGCTAAAATCGACTTCTCCCTGGTTAACAGCGGAGCAACTGAACTCTTGAGCTACAAGAACGGCGAGCTTGACCGCGCTGGTGCACCACACGGCGAAATTCCGCAAGAGCAGATTCCAATCGTACAAAAAGAGCTTCCTAACGAATTCCAGAGAAAAGGTATCGCAAGTACCTACTACTATGAATTCAACATCACTGAAAAACCTTTCGACAACGTTAAAATCCGTAAAGCCCTGGCAATGTCTATTAACCGCCAAGCGCTGATCGATAACGTAACATTGGGCGGACAAATCCCTGCATTTGGTTATGTACCTCCAGGTATCGCTGGCGCTGACGGTGAGTTCCGTAATGCAGTTAAAGACGACTACTTCAAGGAAGATATTGAAGGTGCCAAAGCATTGCTTAAAGAAGGTCTGGCTGAAGAAGGCTTGACTGCACTGCCACCGGTTGAATTGTCTTACAACACAAGTGAAGGCCATAAGAAAGTTGCTTTGGCTGTAGCTGATATGTGGAAACAGGCTCTTGGTATCACTGTAAACACTGTTAACCAGGAATGGGCTGTATTCATCGACAACCGTCAGAACCTGAACTACCAGATCGCACGTGCCGGCTGGACTGCGGATTATAATGATCCAATGACCTTCCTGGATATGTGGGTAACAGGCGGAGGTAACAATGATACAGGTTACGCGAACCCTGAATATGACAAGCTGATCCAAGAAGCGAAAACAAGCTCTGACCTGGCAAAACGCCAAGAATTGTTTGCTCAGGCTGAGAAAATGATCATTCAGGATGACATGATCCTGATTCCGTTCTACTACTACACCAACAACTCCCTGACTAAAGAGTACCTCAAAGGTGTAACTCTTGACTTCAGCGGTGCCATTGACTTCACTCGCGGATATCTTCTCGAGCACTAA
- a CDS encoding RsfA family transcriptional regulator, giving the protein MTAVRQDAWSAEDDLILAEITLRHIREGSTQLAAFEEVGEKIGRTSAACGFRWNSCVRKSYEDAIGIAKGQRQKRSYLKKQPASRGAQVAGLILGDIEEDYSRSEGLSENSLSIDAVIRFLRQWKGTFQEAGRQLKMLERDLREKEEELSELRVENERLSREVNLAQSDYRVVNDDYKALIQIMDRARRLAFLNEEDEEKTRFKMDANGNLERIE; this is encoded by the coding sequence ATGACAGCCGTTAGACAGGATGCTTGGAGTGCAGAAGATGATCTGATATTGGCAGAAATAACGCTGCGTCATATCCGCGAGGGCAGCACACAGCTTGCTGCTTTTGAAGAGGTGGGTGAAAAAATCGGCAGAACTTCGGCTGCGTGCGGTTTCCGCTGGAACAGCTGTGTGCGCAAAAGCTACGAGGATGCCATCGGGATTGCCAAAGGCCAGCGCCAGAAACGGAGCTATCTGAAAAAACAGCCTGCCTCGCGCGGGGCGCAGGTAGCCGGACTGATTCTCGGTGACATTGAGGAAGACTACAGCCGCAGCGAAGGATTAAGCGAGAACAGCTTGTCCATCGATGCCGTCATCCGCTTCCTGCGGCAGTGGAAGGGGACATTCCAGGAGGCCGGCAGACAGCTTAAGATGCTAGAGCGCGATCTGCGGGAGAAGGAAGAGGAGCTCTCTGAACTGAGAGTAGAGAATGAACGTCTATCCAGAGAAGTGAATCTTGCCCAGAGCGATTACCGTGTGGTTAATGATGATTACAAGGCGCTGATCCAGATTATGGACCGTGCCCGCAGGCTGGCTTTTCTTAATGAAGAGGATGAAGAGAAGACACGCTTCAAAATGGATGCGAACGGAAACCTGGAACGGATTGAATAG
- a CDS encoding extracellular solute-binding protein: MLKRKNYWLLFAVLLLALTSLSPSMELNTDHGSYPPRQPLDQSERPPSGEAGKVESLQIRVSLSTEEFSVLEQISKEYTISSGVSVILKNVESEDGGAQVRDELTIGTSPDIVMLDGHSIYDLATRGYLLPVDIYQSVPGSTPLTMLIPQMQWNGYNWGVPLDIDPYVLVYSPERLAGFGFAEVPASLEQWNELLGRLKEDPEKKRYLLAMDTRNPYGYAAVLHSMGSSLRSASLEQAQWTEAARSYLYLTSRVNKEIWELLQDGKLAVAAVPLSEWKKHGNSTLAVQMPKKQEGVPSYEVIHSRFFALPAQSGSPEAAVKWLAYVTSSTAQLEWLENTDRLPALDELYRTAQSKIGKLPMEAGWFLAEDNTPGPGSEAEWSRKAEAALGLLTGKLNAAAYEAAVKPPLE, from the coding sequence GTGCTGAAACGCAAAAATTACTGGCTGCTGTTTGCAGTTCTGCTGCTGGCCCTGACAAGCCTGTCACCCAGCATGGAGCTGAATACGGATCATGGTAGCTATCCGCCCAGACAGCCGCTGGACCAATCAGAGCGTCCTCCTTCAGGAGAAGCAGGGAAAGTCGAGAGTCTCCAGATCCGCGTCTCGCTCAGTACGGAGGAATTCAGCGTGCTTGAGCAGATTAGCAAAGAGTACACTATATCCAGCGGAGTCAGCGTGATCCTTAAGAATGTAGAGTCGGAAGACGGGGGAGCACAGGTGCGCGATGAACTAACCATTGGGACAAGCCCGGATATCGTGATGCTGGACGGTCACAGCATTTATGATCTGGCGACCCGGGGCTATCTGCTGCCTGTAGATATCTACCAGAGTGTTCCCGGGAGTACGCCGCTTACGATGCTTATTCCCCAAATGCAATGGAACGGATATAACTGGGGAGTGCCGCTGGATATCGATCCGTATGTCCTGGTGTATTCGCCGGAGCGGCTCGCCGGATTTGGTTTTGCGGAGGTGCCCGCAAGTCTGGAGCAGTGGAATGAGCTGCTTGGACGGCTCAAGGAGGACCCGGAGAAGAAGCGTTATCTGCTGGCTATGGATACGCGGAATCCGTATGGGTATGCCGCCGTGCTGCATAGCATGGGGAGCAGCTTGCGCTCCGCCAGCCTTGAGCAGGCTCAGTGGACAGAAGCAGCGCGCAGCTATTTGTATCTGACCAGCCGGGTCAATAAGGAAATCTGGGAGTTGCTGCAGGATGGGAAGCTTGCGGTGGCGGCTGTGCCGCTATCGGAGTGGAAGAAGCACGGAAATTCGACGCTGGCGGTGCAGATGCCCAAGAAGCAGGAGGGTGTACCGAGCTATGAGGTCATTCACAGCCGCTTTTTTGCGCTTCCTGCACAATCCGGCAGTCCGGAAGCGGCAGTCAAATGGCTTGCTTATGTTACTTCGAGCACAGCCCAACTGGAATGGCTGGAGAACACGGATCGTCTTCCGGCACTGGATGAGCTGTACCGAACCGCTCAGTCCAAGATTGGGAAGCTGCCAATGGAAGCCGGATGGTTCCTTGCAGAGGATAACACCCCCGGTCCCGGCTCTGAGGCTGAGTGGAGCCGGAAGGCGGAGGCAGCGCTTGGTTTGTTAACCGGCAAGCTGAATGCGGCCGCTTATGAAGCAGCGGTGAAGCCTCCTTTAGAATGA
- a CDS encoding ABC transporter permease produces MASDKNVVSQNANLKPEDFRKIGIDEGQAEVIQRESLSAWRDSWERLRQNKMAMTALGILGLIVLAAIIGPWFSKFNYYSNDLLSTNKPPSSDHWFGTDDLGRDIFVRTWYGARISLIVGLAAAAIDLFIGVIYGGIMGYFGGRVDNIMNKISEILYSIPYLLVVILLLVVLEPSLGTIILALTITGWITMSWIVRGEIMQLKNREFVLASRSMGAGSKRLLFKHLLPNAVGPIIVTITLSVPNAIFAEAFLSFLGLGVQAPIASLGSMISDSLTGWMYYPWRFLFPAILISLTMLSFNIFGDGLRDALDPKLKK; encoded by the coding sequence TTGGCTTCTGACAAAAATGTGGTATCGCAGAATGCGAACCTGAAACCGGAAGATTTCCGTAAAATCGGAATTGATGAAGGACAGGCTGAAGTCATTCAGCGTGAAAGTCTGTCCGCCTGGCGGGATTCCTGGGAACGCCTGCGCCAGAACAAAATGGCAATGACGGCTCTGGGGATTCTGGGTCTGATCGTACTGGCTGCGATTATTGGTCCGTGGTTCTCAAAATTCAATTACTACTCTAATGATCTGCTCAGCACCAATAAGCCTCCTTCATCCGATCACTGGTTTGGTACAGATGATTTGGGGCGTGATATCTTTGTCCGCACCTGGTACGGTGCACGAATCTCGCTGATTGTCGGCCTTGCCGCCGCAGCCATCGACCTTTTCATCGGGGTTATCTACGGCGGAATCATGGGTTACTTCGGTGGCCGTGTAGACAATATCATGAATAAGATCTCTGAAATTCTGTACTCCATTCCATACCTGCTGGTAGTTATCCTGCTCTTGGTTGTACTTGAGCCGAGCCTGGGGACCATTATCCTGGCGCTCACGATAACGGGCTGGATTACGATGTCCTGGATTGTGCGCGGGGAGATTATGCAGCTTAAGAACCGTGAATTCGTATTGGCTTCACGTTCGATGGGTGCAGGGTCCAAGCGGCTGTTGTTCAAGCATCTTTTGCCGAATGCTGTAGGACCGATTATTGTAACAATTACGCTGTCTGTGCCGAATGCCATCTTTGCCGAAGCGTTCCTCAGCTTCCTTGGACTTGGTGTACAGGCTCCTATAGCCTCACTCGGATCAATGATTAGTGATTCTTTGACGGGCTGGATGTACTATCCATGGCGTTTCCTGTTCCCTGCGATTCTCATTAGTTTAACGATGCTTTCCTTTAATATTTTTGGTGATGGCCTGCGTGATGCGCTTGATCCTAAGCTTAAGAAATAG
- a CDS encoding PhoH family protein, translating into MKKIFVLDTNVLLHDPNSIFAFKANEVVIPAVVLEEIDSKKRNADEIGRNARTVSRLLDGLRELGHLHSGVVLDHGGTLKVELNHRSFVKVQEMFGEVSNDNRILAVALNYLHEENEKADPSPVVLVSKDVLVRIKADVLGITPEDYLSDRTGDLNELYSGCQSLMAHPSLIDEYYSHRFLSTKQLSLSYPLYPHEFVILKDEIGSGKSALLKVNSDASRLEPLYLGNDAVWGISARNAQQRMALELLLNDDIPLVTITGKAGTGKTLLALAAGLFKVEDEHKYKKLLIARPVVPMGKDIGYLPGEKDEKLRPWMQPIYDNLEFLFDTKKAGDIDKILMGLGSIQVEALTYIRGRSIPSQFIIIDEAQNLSRHEVKTIVSRAGEGSKVILMGDPEQIDHPYLDAASNGLSYIVEKFKQQGISGHITLEKGERSHLAQLAADLL; encoded by the coding sequence ATGAAAAAGATATTCGTACTGGACACTAACGTGCTGTTGCACGACCCCAATTCGATTTTTGCTTTCAAGGCGAATGAGGTGGTCATTCCTGCTGTAGTCCTGGAAGAAATCGACTCCAAGAAGCGTAATGCCGATGAAATCGGCCGTAACGCCCGCACCGTATCGCGTCTGTTAGACGGACTCCGGGAGCTGGGCCACCTGCATAGCGGGGTGGTACTTGACCATGGAGGCACGCTGAAGGTGGAGCTCAATCACCGCAGCTTCGTCAAGGTACAGGAGATGTTCGGCGAAGTCTCCAATGACAACCGGATATTGGCTGTAGCGCTCAATTATCTCCACGAGGAGAACGAGAAGGCTGACCCGAGTCCTGTGGTACTTGTAAGTAAAGATGTTCTCGTCCGCATCAAAGCGGATGTGCTTGGCATAACTCCGGAGGATTATCTGTCTGACCGCACCGGCGATTTGAATGAGCTCTATTCCGGTTGCCAGTCGCTGATGGCCCATCCTTCACTGATTGATGAATATTACAGTCACCGCTTCCTGTCCACGAAGCAGCTGTCGCTGTCCTATCCTCTGTATCCGCATGAATTCGTAATTCTGAAGGATGAGATCGGAAGCGGCAAATCTGCGCTGCTGAAGGTCAACAGCGATGCCTCCCGTCTGGAGCCGCTCTATCTGGGTAATGATGCGGTATGGGGCATCAGCGCCCGGAATGCGCAGCAGCGGATGGCGCTTGAGCTTCTGCTGAATGATGATATTCCGCTGGTAACCATTACCGGCAAGGCGGGAACAGGCAAGACGCTGCTGGCGTTAGCCGCGGGATTGTTCAAGGTAGAGGATGAACACAAATACAAGAAGCTGCTGATTGCCCGCCCGGTGGTACCGATGGGTAAGGATATCGGTTATCTGCCGGGAGAGAAGGATGAGAAGCTCCGTCCATGGATGCAGCCGATTTATGATAACCTCGAATTCCTGTTTGACACCAAGAAGGCAGGGGATATCGATAAAATATTGATGGGTCTGGGAAGTATCCAGGTAGAGGCGCTGACCTATATCCGCGGCCGTTCCATCCCGTCGCAGTTCATTATTATTGATGAGGCGCAGAACCTGTCCCGCCACGAAGTGAAGACGATTGTCTCCCGGGCCGGCGAGGGCAGTAAGGTGATCCTGATGGGTGACCCGGAGCAGATTGACCACCCTTATCTGGATGCGGCGAGCAACGGCCTCAGCTATATCGTGGAGAAGTTCAAGCAGCAGGGCATTAGCGGACATATTACACTGGAAAAGGGTGAGCGTTCGCATCTGGCCCAACTGGCCGCCGATCTGCTGTAA
- a CDS encoding DUF2626 family protein → MDRMFRVLGFFTLTIGLMAFAGNLTEMALLFFLQTAFFVILGYMKFTEKTYILLFWGYMILTFTGFSYWTIFEMGLPL, encoded by the coding sequence TTGGACCGCATGTTTCGCGTATTAGGATTTTTCACACTCACCATCGGACTTATGGCTTTTGCCGGTAATCTGACGGAAATGGCCCTGCTATTCTTTTTGCAAACCGCTTTTTTTGTGATTCTGGGCTATATGAAATTTACGGAAAAGACCTACATCCTGCTCTTTTGGGGGTATATGATCCTGACGTTTACGGGCTTCAGCTATTGGACGATATTTGAGATGGGATTGCCGCTATAA
- a CDS encoding ABC transporter permease, protein MVRYIANKFFYMLVSLFVLISATFFLMKAIPGDPFTAEKKIPPEIKARLYEQYGFDKPLYHQYFKYLGEIAQGDLGVSMKRLNQDVTHLIGQTFSASLKLGLIAILVSVIVGVFLGMMAALYHRKFIDSAAMVLAVLGIAVPSFVVASLLQYVFAYKFHMFPVSGFKGPMYYALPVAALSAQPIAFIARLTRSSMLEVLHADYIKTAKAKGLSWAAILSRHVLRNGILPVVTYMGPMTANIVTGSVVIEQIFGIGGIGKQFVEAIGVRDYTVIMGITIFYGVLLMLARFITDIAYVFIDPRIKLTGGKEG, encoded by the coding sequence ATGGTTCGTTATATTGCCAATAAGTTTTTCTATATGCTTGTTTCGCTGTTTGTGCTGATTTCAGCGACCTTTTTTCTGATGAAAGCTATTCCGGGGGACCCGTTTACGGCTGAAAAGAAGATTCCACCTGAAATAAAAGCGCGTTTATACGAGCAATATGGATTCGACAAGCCGCTCTATCATCAGTATTTTAAGTATTTGGGTGAAATCGCCCAAGGCGATCTGGGTGTATCCATGAAGCGTCTGAATCAGGATGTGACACACTTGATCGGCCAGACGTTCTCGGCGTCTCTGAAGCTGGGGCTTATCGCAATTCTTGTGTCGGTTATTGTCGGAGTTTTCCTCGGCATGATGGCGGCACTCTATCACCGCAAGTTTATTGACAGTGCAGCAATGGTGCTGGCGGTGCTGGGGATTGCGGTTCCGAGCTTTGTAGTCGCCTCGCTGCTGCAATATGTGTTTGCTTACAAGTTCCACATGTTCCCTGTCTCCGGGTTCAAAGGGCCGATGTATTATGCCTTACCTGTAGCCGCGCTATCCGCGCAGCCAATAGCCTTTATAGCGAGGCTGACGCGCTCCAGTATGCTGGAGGTCCTGCATGCAGATTATATCAAGACGGCTAAGGCTAAAGGCCTAAGCTGGGCAGCCATCTTGAGCCGGCATGTGCTGCGTAACGGAATTCTGCCGGTGGTAACCTATATGGGACCAATGACGGCTAACATCGTAACCGGTTCGGTAGTCATTGAACAGATCTTCGGTATCGGGGGGATCGGCAAGCAATTTGTCGAAGCGATCGGTGTCCGTGATTATACCGTTATTATGGGAATCACGATCTTCTATGGTGTACTGCTTATGCTAGCACGGTTTATCACAGATATTGCTTATGTGTTCATTGATCCGCGTATCAAACTAACTGGCGGAAAGGAGGGCTAA
- a CDS encoding ketopantoate reductase family protein: protein MRIDVIGAGSLGLLLAGRLIAGGAEVRIWCRGEEQSRALSERGLTVSYEDGREAILLPDGSFSAAPVEEYTQCQLAEPGEVTLLTVKQKVLHEALPEILRPLSDRKLVIIGFQNGCGHLELLRGLLPQSSIWAAVTTEAAKRKTLTEVIHTGKGEICIGKSSSPINIHETDLQASEPEAIISFIEALTSAGFQASLSKEVDTIIYRKLLINAVINPLTAIWRVRNGELLASAARVHLMKELYTEAAGILEACGISPEQDVWEAILEVCRATSGNTSSMLADVLAARETEIRWINGSIVNMGLQQGVQAPLHRWICGLVEGMTVREG from the coding sequence ATGAGAATAGATGTGATAGGCGCGGGATCACTGGGGCTGCTGCTTGCGGGCCGGCTGATCGCCGGCGGGGCTGAAGTACGGATATGGTGCAGGGGGGAAGAGCAGAGCAGGGCACTATCCGAACGGGGGCTGACTGTCAGCTATGAAGATGGCAGGGAAGCAATACTTCTTCCAGACGGGAGCTTCTCCGCTGCACCGGTAGAAGAATATACACAGTGTCAGCTCGCCGAGCCCGGGGAGGTTACCCTGTTAACAGTCAAGCAGAAGGTGCTTCATGAGGCTCTGCCTGAGATTCTCCGGCCGCTAAGCGACAGGAAGCTTGTAATCATAGGATTTCAGAACGGCTGCGGACATCTGGAGCTGCTTAGGGGGCTGCTGCCGCAATCATCCATCTGGGCGGCTGTAACAACAGAGGCGGCTAAGAGGAAAACATTAACAGAGGTTATTCATACGGGGAAAGGGGAAATATGTATAGGGAAGAGCAGCTCTCCTATAAATATTCATGAAACTGATCTGCAGGCATCTGAGCCTGAGGCCATAATTAGTTTCATAGAAGCACTTACCTCAGCAGGATTTCAAGCTTCTCTGTCGAAAGAAGTGGATACCATCATTTACCGGAAGCTTCTGATCAATGCTGTCATTAATCCTCTAACCGCCATTTGGCGGGTCCGGAACGGCGAATTGCTGGCCTCCGCTGCACGTGTACACCTTATGAAGGAACTGTATACAGAGGCAGCCGGGATATTAGAGGCCTGCGGGATTTCCCCTGAGCAAGATGTCTGGGAGGCCATTCTTGAAGTGTGCCGCGCGACTTCGGGCAATACATCCTCGATGCTGGCTGATGTGCTTGCTGCAAGGGAGACGGAAATCCGCTGGATTAATGGAAGTATTGTGAATATGGGGCTGCAGCAGGGCGTTCAGGCTCCGCTGCACCGCTGGATCTGCGGATTGGTAGAAGGCATGACTGTGAGGGAGGGGTGA
- a CDS encoding DUF3397 domain-containing protein, whose protein sequence is MLSVIPIVPFLIVYFAGIGLRHDKRKTMMLAMDVTTLFLLLSVSGLFNIIFDSTFGFFLILLIVLISAGLIGGAQNRLKGGVDGKRLLRAVWRLSFFFLGVGYVLFMVVGLIQYISQAM, encoded by the coding sequence GTGTTAAGCGTTATTCCGATTGTTCCTTTTTTGATTGTGTATTTCGCAGGAATCGGGCTGAGGCATGATAAGAGGAAAACGATGATGCTGGCGATGGATGTAACTACTTTATTTTTATTGCTGTCAGTTTCGGGACTGTTTAATATTATTTTTGACTCAACCTTTGGATTCTTTCTTATACTACTTATTGTATTAATATCCGCCGGACTGATTGGCGGCGCGCAAAACCGCCTCAAAGGAGGGGTGGACGGAAAACGGTTACTTCGTGCTGTGTGGAGGCTTTCTTTCTTTTTCCTGGGCGTAGGTTACGTATTATTTATGGTTGTAGGCCTCATTCAATACATATCACAAGCGATGTAA